A genomic region of Ictidomys tridecemlineatus isolate mIctTri1 chromosome 10, mIctTri1.hap1, whole genome shotgun sequence contains the following coding sequences:
- the Cacybp gene encoding calcyclin-binding protein, protein MASALDELQNDLEEVKVLLEKTTRKRVRDALTAEKNKIETEIKNKMQQKSQKKPELLDNEKPAAVVAPITTGYTVKISNYGWDQSDKFVKIYITLTGVHQVPAENVQVHFTERSFDLLVKNLNGKSYSMIVNNLLKPISVEGSSKKVKTDTVLILCRKKAENTRWEYLTQVEKECKEKEKPSYDTETDPSEGLMNVLKKIYEDGDDDMKRTINKAWVESREKQAKGDTEF, encoded by the exons CTGCAGAATGATCTAGAAGAGGTAAAGGTGTTGCTGGAAAAGACCACTAGGAAAAGAGTACGTGATGCTCTTACAGCAGAAAAAAACAAGATTGAGACAGAAATAAAGAACAAGATGCAACAGAAGTCACAGAAGAAACCAGAACTTCTTGACAATGAAAAGCCAGCTGCGGTGGTTGCTCCCATCACAACAGGATATACCGTGAAAATCAGTAATTATG GATGGGATCAATCTGATAAATTTGTGAAAATCTATATCACTTTAACGGGAGTTCATCAAGTTCCTGCCGAGAATGTGCAGGTTCATTTCACAGAGAG GTCATTTGATCTTTTGGTAAAGAATCTAAATGGGAAGAGTTACTCCATGATTGTGAACAATCTCTTGAAACCCATCTCTGTGGAAGGCAGTTCAAAAAAA GTTAAGACCGATACAGTTCTCATCTTAtgtagaaagaaagcagaaaacacaCGGTGGGAGTACTTGACTCAGGTTGAAAAAGAATGCAAAGAGAAAGA AAAGCCTTCATACGACACCGAAACAGATCCTAGTGAGGGATTAATGAatgttctaaagaaaatttatgaaGATGGAGATGATGATATGAAGCGAACCATTAATAAAGCCTGGGTGGAATCAAGAGAGAAGCAAGCCAAAGGAGATACAGAATTTTGA
- the Mrps14 gene encoding small ribosomal subunit protein uS14m, producing the protein MAASMLGALLRTFRQVVPSLASRQVRGYYVDWKMLRDVKRRKMAYEYADDRLRINSLRKNTILPKDLQEMADKEIAALPRDSCPVRIRNRCVMTSRPRGVKRRWRLSRIVFRHLADHGQLSGVQRAMW; encoded by the exons ATGGCGGCTTCCATGCTGGGCGCGCTGCTGCGGACGTTCCGGCAG GTGGTTCCTTCATTAGCTTCACGCCAAGTCCGAGGTTACTATGTAGACTGGAAAATGTTGCGTGATGTGAAGAGACGAAAAATGGCCTATGAATATGCAGATGACAGATTGCGGATCAATTCCCTCCGGAAGAATACCATTTTGCCCAAAGATCTTCAG GAAATGGCTGATAAAGAAATTGCAGCCCTTCCCCGGGATAGCTGTCCTGTTAGGATTAGAAATCGATGTGTTATGACATCCCGTCCACGTGGTGTAAAGCGACGCTGGAGGCTTAGTCGAATCGTCTTCCGACACTTAGCTGACCATGGGCAACTTTCTGGGGTCCAGCGAGCAATGTGGTAA